A part of Pirellulales bacterium genomic DNA contains:
- a CDS encoding DUF433 domain-containing protein: MVIFDRITSDPAIMNGQPCIRGLRLTVRRVLEALATYPDRQQLRAEYPELEDEDIREALEYAAANLDDKVVELRPVV, translated from the coding sequence ATGGTTATCTTCGACCGAATTACTTCCGATCCGGCCATAATGAACGGCCAACCTTGCATTCGCGGCCTGCGGCTTACCGTGCGCCGTGTGTTGGAAGCGCTGGCCACGTACCCCGACCGCCAGCAACTGCGGGCCGAATATCCAGAGCTGGAAGATGAAGATATCCGGGAGGCCCTGGAATATGCCGCCGCCAATTTAGACGACAAGGTGGTCGAGCTGCGGCCGGTGGTATGA